The Armatimonadota bacterium nucleotide sequence CTGTGCAAATGATGCTTAAGTGGTTAAACGAGCTCGGTAACGCTTGGGCGTCCGGCACATTTGAACCAACTATTTGGCTAGGAACAAGAATAAGCAGCTTCCTAGGAATGCGCCCTTTCGTTTCGAACACTCAAGTTTACTTCCGAAGTAGCCTTCTAGTTTTTGCTATCTTCGCCACAATTATTGGGCTTAATAGCATCTCGCGCCGTTTCTGGTGTCGAAACCTCTGTCCACTTGGTGCGCTCCTAGGTCTATTTTCATGGTCTCCAATACTCAAACGAAAAGTCGGAACAAAGTGTAATGAGTGCTCGCGCTGCAGAACCGACTGCAAAATGAATGCAATACCAAAAAACCCCAGGCTCACAAAAGCCACCGAGTGCATTGTGTGTTTTGACTGCGTTGAGATATGTCCACAAAACACCGTGAGCTTTGGCATTCGATTGAAGCCTGAACGTCATAAAGAAACAGCGCTTGATATCTCACGGAGACATGTGCTTCAAGGTGCGGGAATCGGGCTGGCTTTTGCCGCATTAGTCAAAGTAGACCCCGCTCGCAAGCTCGCCATCAATGGCGAAATGCCAATTAAGCTGAGCAGTGATACTCTCATCCGCCCGCCTGGTTCGGTAGCTGAGGATAAGTTCATAGCCAGGTGCGTAAGGTGTGGAATGTGCATGAAAGCTTGTCCCACGAATGGCTTACAACCAGCCTTCCACGAAGCAGGAATTGAAGGCTTCTGGACGCCAATTCTCATGCCAAGAATCGGATACTGTCAGGAAGACTGTAATATCTGCGGTAGTATCTGTCCAACTAATGCAATCGAACCGTTCGACACAGCAGAAAAGAAGCACATTTTTATTGGTACAGCTTGCATTGATCGAAGCAAATGCATTGCCTGGTATGCTGATAAGAAATGCCTAGTCTGTGACGAACACTGCTCCTACAAAGCCATTTA carries:
- a CDS encoding 4Fe-4S binding protein — encoded protein: MTKTVRRICQIIFLVIFLVLILITAYPFEHNLATDLFVQLSPLVALGASIASRTLIWEAISFSLIIIVLSIILGRVFCGWICPLGTTLDISDALFFRNRRKKTSNSPHKIKYCILAGLFVTALFTTQAIYLLDPMCLFTRTVILAFIAPVQMMLKWLNELGNAWASGTFEPTIWLGTRISSFLGMRPFVSNTQVYFRSSLLVFAIFATIIGLNSISRRFWCRNLCPLGALLGLFSWSPILKRKVGTKCNECSRCRTDCKMNAIPKNPRLTKATECIVCFDCVEICPQNTVSFGIRLKPERHKETALDISRRHVLQGAGIGLAFAALVKVDPARKLAINGEMPIKLSSDTLIRPPGSVAEDKFIARCVRCGMCMKACPTNGLQPAFHEAGIEGFWTPILMPRIGYCQEDCNICGSICPTNAIEPFDTAEKKHIFIGTACIDRSKCIAWYADKKCLVCDEHCSYKAIYWKVVDGTNRPFVNEKKCVGCGICEAKCPIQPFAAIRVYSYGDKRHMTRDEQKTWSES